The nucleotide sequence GATTGATCCTTCAGTATTTCATTGGCTTCGACGGCTGTAGTATAAATATCACCGTACAACACATAATCCCTGGGGTTTGAAGGTACCGTGACACTAATAAAACCTACCGTAACCTCAGTCCCATCTTTATCACGAATCACTCTTTTATAAGTACGAGGAATAGGAATATTTCCAACGTCCCGTTGAATGGAGAATGGCTTGTTGCCGTCCTCCTGTACCTGTAAGACATTTGCAGAAACCCAGGTAAAATTCGATTCATTAAGACGTTCTTGTAACGCTTCTTCCGATATATCGAACTCGTGGTTTCCAAAAGTAACCAGATCGAAGTTCATCGCATTCATGACTTCTATCATTTGTCTTCCCGCGATCCGCTCACCTTGGAGTTTAATGGTTCCCAATAACGACGGGTTTAAAAAATCTCCCGCCATAAATAAGAAGGTGTTTGGGTTTACTTTTGCCACCGAATCCCTTACGTGGGCAACACGTGCCATACCTCCATATTGACCCCCGCTTAATGGGGCGATTTCATAAACATCATTGAGTTGTATGAATTTAAAGGTAATGAGACCGTCATCCCCGGTTTCAGTTACAGGCGTTCGAGTCGATGAACATCCAAAAAGGAAAACTGATATCAAAAAACTTAGGATAAACTGCTTCATATTAATGATATTTCGTAAATATTTTAGTGGCTTCGTTATGGGCGCTTTCAAAAGGCATGGGACTTATATTACAGTCAACTTTCGCAGCAGTAAAATAACTGAGCATTTTTTCGGTAGGCATATTTCCGGTTAATTCGTCTTTTGCCATGGGACAGCCGCCAAACCCCTGTATGGCTCCGTCAAATCTTCGGCAACCGGAAGTAAATGCTGCATCTATCTTTTCATGCCAGCTGGTTGGTGTAGTATGTAAATGAGCCCCGAATTCGATGTTTGGATACTTCGGAATTAAATTAGAATACAAATACGTTATGATCTCGGGCGTTGAAGTGCCGACCGTATCGCTAAGCGAGAGTATCTTAACTCCCATACCTGAAAGTTTTTCGGTCCAATCTGCCACTATATCCACATTCCATGGATCACCGTATGGATTACCAAAGCCCATGGATAAGTAAGCGACTACTTCTTTTCCATTTTTTGTGGAAAGGGAAAGGATCTCTTTGAGTATCTCAATGGATTGTGCAATAGTTTTGTGTGTATTGCGCATCTGAAAATTCTCGGAAATTGAAAATGGATAGCCCAGATATTGTATCTCAGGATGCGTAACTGCTGCCTCTGCACCGCGAACATTCGCTACGATCGCCAATAATTTGCTTTCGGTTGCGGAAAGATCCAGTTTTGAGAGCACCTCTGCCGTATCCTGCATTTGAGGAATTGCCTTGGGTGAAACAAAGCTTCCAAAATCGATGGTATCGAAACCACAGCGCAATAGCGATTGAATATATTGCACTTTGCTTTCGGTTGGAATCCAATCCTTTATGCCTTGCATGGCGTCGCGCGGACACTCTATGATCTTCACTTTTTGCATTCCTGTAAATATACTACTATTAGCAAGAAATTCAGAAGAGAAAAGAATTCAGGAAAACCAGTTTTCGGGAATTAGAATATAAACTGCTATTCCTAAGAATACTACGATCTGGAGCCATTTTAAGAAAGCCCCTATTCTCTTATACTTCAGAATAAATTTAGAAATACTTCCGGCTAATAGTGCGATACTGCTAAAAGTTAGGAATGAAACGATCATAAAGGTAATTCCCAGTATATAAAACTGTATCACGGTATTGTTTGTGGTGCTTTCCGGATCTTCCCATAAAAAAGCGGGAAAAAATGCCAAAAAAAAGATCATCACTTTCGGATTAACCAAGTTCATGATCACCCCTTGTTTAAACAGTGCCAGATTTGATTTTTTGGGTGCGTTATCTAACAGAGAAACTGAAGCATCGCTCTTGTATACACTATAAGCGAGGTACATTAAATACAAGGCACCCAGTATTTTTATTCCCAGATAGAGGGCTTCGGAAGTGGTAATGATCAATGAGAGTCCGAAGGCAAGAAAGGTGGTATGAACAATACATCCACTAATTAATCCGGCCGTAGTCGCAATTCCACTTTTGGTTCCGTTTACAAGAGACTGAGTAAGTACGTAAATATTATCGGGTCCGGGGGAAATAGCCAATGCCAGCGTGGCAATCGAGAAAGAAATTAAATTTTCGACCATGCCCATTTACCTTTCCAGTATTGCCTTATTAATTTTTTTGACAAGACCCGGGCCTTCATAAATAAATCCGGTATACAACTGCACCAAACTCGCACCTGCATCAATTTTTTCAAGCGCATCTTCGGCAGTATGTATCCCGCCAACGCCGATAATGGGGAATGCCCTATTACTGTTTTCTGAAAGAAATCGGATCACTTCGGTAGAGCGTTCAGTTAATGGTTTTCCGCTTAATCCTCCCGTCTCTTCCTTATGTTCTGAAGAAATTCCTTCCCTCGAAATAGTGGTATTTGTAGCGATCACTCCATCAATTTTCGTTTCTGAAACGATATCGATTATATCCAGCAACTGTTCATTTGTTAGATCTGGGGCTATTTTTAAGAGTATGGGTTTTGGTTTATCTTTCTTGGCGTTTTCAGATTTTAGGGTTTTTAATAACTGTGTTAATGGTGCTTTATCCTGAAGTGCTCTTAAATTGGGTGTGTTTGGAGAACTTACATTTACTACAAAATAATCTACATGATCGAACAAGCTGTTAAAACAGATCACATAATCTTTCACGGCATCTTCATTAGGAGTCACCTTATTTTTTCCGATATTTCCTCCAACCAGTACTCCCTTATTCTTTTTTAGACGAGTCACAGCCGCATCCACTCCTCCATTGTTAAATCCCATCCTGTTGATCAATGCCGAATCTTCCCGAAGTCGGAATAATCTTTTCTTCGGATTTCCGGATTGTGGTTTAGGTGTAAGAGTTCCAATTTCTATAAATCCGAATCCAAAATCGGAAAGTTCCCGGTACAATTTGGCATCTTTATCAAATCCAGCCGCCAGACCCACCGGATTCTTAAAAGTGAGTCCGAATAGTTGTCGCTCCAGTTTGGGATCTTCCTTCACATAAATACTTCTGAATATTCCACCAAAACCCAGACTGCTCAACATTTTTATCATTGAAAAAGTAAAGTGATGAATGCTTTCGGGGTCAAAAAGAAAAAACAAGGGTCGGATAATTGCTTTGTACATACCAGATTACAATGAGATGCAAAAATAGTATTAAAGTATGTATTTGTTAAATCGATAATGTTTTAATTTGCAACGAAATTCATAAAGTATGATCGACAAACAACACCTCATCAACCGATTTATAAGCTATGTTACCGTGGATACCGAAAGTGACCCGGAAAGTGAAACCACCCCCAGTACTGCCAAACAATGGGATCTTGCCAATG is from Constantimarinum furrinae and encodes:
- a CDS encoding hydroxymethylglutaryl-CoA lyase, with protein sequence MQKVKIIECPRDAMQGIKDWIPTESKVQYIQSLLRCGFDTIDFGSFVSPKAIPQMQDTAEVLSKLDLSATESKLLAIVANVRGAEAAVTHPEIQYLGYPFSISENFQMRNTHKTIAQSIEILKEILSLSTKNGKEVVAYLSMGFGNPYGDPWNVDIVADWTEKLSGMGVKILSLSDTVGTSTPEIITYLYSNLIPKYPNIEFGAHLHTTPTSWHEKIDAAFTSGCRRFDGAIQGFGGCPMAKDELTGNMPTEKMLSYFTAAKVDCNISPMPFESAHNEATKIFTKYH
- a CDS encoding LysE family translocator; the protein is MVENLISFSIATLALAISPGPDNIYVLTQSLVNGTKSGIATTAGLISGCIVHTTFLAFGLSLIITTSEALYLGIKILGALYLMYLAYSVYKSDASVSLLDNAPKKSNLALFKQGVIMNLVNPKVMIFFLAFFPAFLWEDPESTTNNTVIQFYILGITFMIVSFLTFSSIALLAGSISKFILKYKRIGAFLKWLQIVVFLGIAVYILIPENWFS
- a CDS encoding quinone-dependent dihydroorotate dehydrogenase, producing MYKAIIRPLFFLFDPESIHHFTFSMIKMLSSLGFGGIFRSIYVKEDPKLERQLFGLTFKNPVGLAAGFDKDAKLYRELSDFGFGFIEIGTLTPKPQSGNPKKRLFRLREDSALINRMGFNNGGVDAAVTRLKKNKGVLVGGNIGKNKVTPNEDAVKDYVICFNSLFDHVDYFVVNVSSPNTPNLRALQDKAPLTQLLKTLKSENAKKDKPKPILLKIAPDLTNEQLLDIIDIVSETKIDGVIATNTTISREGISSEHKEETGGLSGKPLTERSTEVIRFLSENSNRAFPIIGVGGIHTAEDALEKIDAGASLVQLYTGFIYEGPGLVKKINKAILER